CACAGAGGCAATttcaaaaacaatccctgcccccAAAGGCTCAAATTCCATTGGGGAAATAACAAGTAAACGCAGAAGTTATAACTTGAGTCAACAGCAAACACTAATATCTACTAGGTTTGGGGAAATTACAACTTGGGAGATAAGGAATCTGATAggagaataaggaaagaaaacatttcagGCACAGGGTTCAAAGgaaggagagactggaagcaggGAACTTAAAGAGGACACAACTGCCAAGTCTAATGGAGAGAAGGTCAAGTCATGAGCTTGGGTGGAGAGAAAGGGACCCATATGATAGATTAGAGATGGGACCACAAAACTTGACCGCTCATTAGATATGCGGTGGGAGATAGAGAGGTGGTAATGTAGAGGGAAGGATGAGCCTGAATTACTGGAAGAGCAGTGGGACATTAGCTAGTGATGGGAAatttggaggaggagaaggagggagtagAACTGAGAGGGAAATCAGGGTCTTCTCTTGGAAAAGCTGAACCCACAGTACCATGTGGATGAGATTCAGTTTAGAAAATTTCTCTTCTAGAAATGTTACAACAAATGGAACCTATGTTTATATCTACTCATATTCCTTTCAATGGcaatatcttttttctcttttctctttacttGCTGCATtttgacttgccatgggtcaggATATGAGATTTCAGGTTGGTTGACTGGGCAAACATCTTGGTACAACCATCAAATGGACACACATAGGGCCGATCTCCAGTATGGATGCGCATGTGTGTGCGTAGGTTGAAGTCCAGTGAGAAACGCTTCCCACAACCTTCAAACATGCACTGAAatggcttctctccagtatgaactAATTTATGTCGCTTTAGTTTGGAACTCTCaacaaaagcctttccacattccGCACAGATGTGACCCTTGGGACCATGGGTATGCATATGTTTCCGCAGGGCAGAATTATCTCTGAATAGCTTGGGACATTCTCCGTGAGGGCAAGGCAGCTTCTTCTCAGCTTCACCAGGTGGCTTATTTTGATGGATAAATTCAGCCAGTTGTTGGGGATCGGACAGATTGATCAGAGTCATCCCTTCGGCACTAGGCTTCTTTCTGGTCAGATTCTCAGGAATCTCCAAAGATAAAGCTTCTTCTGGGAGCTCTTCGTTTGCTACCATTGATTCAGAGATCACTTTTTGTTCTTCATCTGCTGACCACATTGTGATGGCAAATTCTCCCTCCAGAGTCTTGATTTGCAGTTGTTTCTGCTCCCAACTTTCCTCCAAGGCATCAAAGCTTTGACCTCCCTCTGCACCATTGCCATTCTGTTCATCTCCTGTGGGTTCacataaagaaaaggaagcaagGACAGATTAGCAACCCAAATAACTTTACAATTCTGGGCCTAGACCAGACTCATGATTTAAAGGTTCACTCAAAGTAATGGTTTTTGAAGAAGAAAGCTACCCTAAGCCATGCAGATAGGGGTACACATCTTACTGCCCTCATTTAAACCAAATCTATGAACACTTCTTAGGTCCTACTGTGTGTGGAGAAGAGCTATAATCTAGGGAAAGAAGACTGCAGATTGGCATATAGGCTGCAAATTTGGAAGATGTATTTCTCCCTTCTGTCCCATCAGTGTCAGTGCCCCATTACTACCAAGTTCCTAGTTAACAGCTTGAAAGGCAGGGGtctgaggataaaaagacaaaaaaaagatgaagacaacccttcccctcaaggagctaacattatGCTACAAcgtaaaccaaaacaaaacaaatgaaaagaatctCTACTTGCTTGGAAAGTTTTAATGTCTCCCTTCTAGGTGCCAGTAGAGTAAGCCTAATATGGTAGACAGAAAGCCTTGGAGCTGAAATGGGCCTGGGTTCCAACCCTGTCCTACTTGCTGGCAAGTCACTCATATTCTAATAACTTACTGTAAACTACCAGGTACAAAGGTAGACTCATAGTATGTCAGTGCCTTTGCATGACTTGGGGAAGGGGAATGACTCAGAGCATATACACTAGTTCTGTTTCTGGTTAGGATTTTGTTCCTTGACAGTTGCCATATTTCTGTGTGCTGCTATGACTACTGGAGTGGATGTTATCCAGGGAAGAGTTCTTTGGTGATGCAGTATAGGCATTTGAGTGGGGGGAGTCTGGAAGAAAGCTCTTtataatcattatctcatttgatctccaccatggttctgggaggtgggtgctattatgattcccattctacagaagaggaaactgaggccatcagaggttcagtgacttgttcaggctCACATgggaagtaagtgtctgaggctagatttgaacccaggtttttggactccaggcccagtgctctatccaatgtaccaccCAAACCACCTTAAAATCACATGGTCCTTTGATGTAAGACATGGATCGATGTTTTCCTGTCTGAAAGTTTTGaaccaggagttcttaaccttttgtggATCCCTGTGATAGTCTGTTAAGGCATATAGACACCTCAACATGATGTCTCTAAATGACCCAGGCCAATCATACTCTCTTCCAAGCTGCAGCAGCCCCACCCTGACTTCCTGGACTATCTCTTCATGTCTTCCTGAGTGGTCCTCTCACCCTGGCAACACCTCTACCCCTATGGTCTCTTCCTCTCCTGGATGAGTTTTTTACTGGAAAATCTTTCAGCATTCATGCCAACTGTGCTTTCTTTGGAAGTGTGAGAAATCCAGGATGTCTCCTAGGTTGTGAACCAGAGAGCCTGGGAGGCTGGTGTTGCCCTCAACAGCAATGGGAAAGGCAGGTGGAGGGAGAGGGTTTGGGGGGAAGATAGATAATGAGTTTGGCTTGGGATATGTTGAGCTGTAGATATCTACTGGACATGCTGTTGGGGGTTAGCAGAAAGGGTGGAACAGGATGGTTAGATTTGAGAGTCATCAGCATAGAGGGCCAGAGAGCTGATAAGATCATTGAGGAAAGTGGGActtagagggagaaaagaggggtgAGACtccagcagaggagacagagaagaagcaCTTAGtaagtacacagtattgacttccctgatttccttgaaATCTCAACTAAGGCAAGAAGCCTTCCCTCTGATAGAATGAACAGAAAGTAACTCTCCAGCTTGATTAGACAGAATTTGTTTGCTTGCTGTGTCTCTCACTAGAGTGCGAGCACCTTTAGAGCTTGGATTGTCTTTTCCGTCATAGAGCCTCGCATATAGGAGCCACCTAATGAATTTTTTCTTGACTGACTTATTAGTAAGAActtaatgttttctctttctaaGCATAAaatacaggattacaaaggagagCATTTATTcagaaatacagttatcaaaatgtttaaaaagcaagttcacagaccccagatTCAGAATTGTTATTCTAAGACTTTTCTCTCATCACTGGAAGAAGTCCACTCCTCCtcctcttattttagagatgagcaaactgaggtccagaggaaAAATAACTAGGGCAAGATCTCTTGGACAGGCGGTGGCAGATACAGGATTCTAACAGGCCCTCGAGTTCCAAATCCACAGCTTATtctaaaacatttccttgatcaatGTCACTTTGGAAGATAGTCTGCAGTGGAATGTCAGAGGACTATACTgagacatatatgtgtgtgtaaatatctTTCTCTATATAAATACACCCTCAGGGAAAAGAGCTCTGGgtctggaattaagaagacccgagttcaaatttaccCTCAGACACACAtgagctttgtgatcttgggcaagtcatttaacctctgagtaCTTCAGTTTTCTCCCCTAGAAAATACTGCTAATACTTCCTAGGCATGTGAATAGGGCAAGTACTTTGGCTACCCTGAGCTTCAGCCTTTGCACCTTTAAGATGGGGCCAACAGCTGAAGCACATGTGGCCTAGGGTTACTGTGGGAGATCCCGTCGGGAAAGCACTTTATGAACTTGAATGCATTCGGCAAAGGGGTTATAGTTAAGGATATGGGGAAAccgaaaaaggaaaaggacgatgAAACGCCTCAAATGCAGCCCGGCTTGGTTGACCAGGAAGCCTTATTGTCTGGAATAATTGCCTTCCTTTGTTCGAAGCCTAATCGGGCTCTTGCACTGCAGATGACCGACCAAACAAGCCTTGGAGCACTGCAGAGAGGCTTTCTAGGAAGCAGCTCTTTCCCCTTCAGGCAAAAGCCTAGCTAGCTGGCCCATATATAATAAAGGGGAATGCACTGGGATTTCGGTGGCCTATGAAAGGCTTCCTGGACTTTCTCATTTGGCAGCGGAGGGGAAAATGAGGCGCAGGGCAATCCTCTCAGGTGGGTCCAAGTGGAGAGCTTGACCAATATCACCTGCATGGTTCTCCAGTAATTGGAGATTTAGATGACCTCATGCTGATTTGGAAAAGCTATCACGTGGGGTAAGCAAATGAGcttgtttctctttgtctctgtgtcagGAAGGCCCTGGGGTATGGAAGCAGAGAAATCCTCCAGGAATCCCAAAGTCTCTTACCCACTACgggagctgagctgagctgatgGTAGGCAAGCCAAATTTCCTCCCCTATGAAAACAAAGCTAGGGGAGATACTGGTGAAGATTAAACCATGGGAACCAGAGGAAAAGGCTGGCAGTCAAGATCCAGAAAAAGCAAAGGGCTGGTCTTGGAAGCAGGTAAATAGGGATTGCAGTTAACTGGAAGTGAGAGGTCCAAGAAGTCCTTCAACTTCTGGCATTTGTAGTGGCGTGGGCTAACTGGGTCCCTATTTGTAACTGCGTGTGTTTCtttgcctcttccttctccctcacctTTGACATCTATTCAGCTTCCAGGTCCTTCTGGACCCCACTTCACCATCCCTCTCACACCAGGTCTTCCTCCTCTGCAACTGCCTTAACTCATCTGGGCCTCATTTTCACCAACCCAGGATATTAGTAGAACTTGAGCAGTTATTTCTGACTGCTTTCTCCAAAGCAGCCTTAATAGACACATTTTCTTATATGCAGATCATGTTGAATCGTccctctgctcaaaaatcttcagtggcccCCTCTTGCCTAGCCCTGGAAAATGGAAACAACTTTACCTGGTGCTGGAAGTCATCCGGAGCCATTCTGCTGTTCTAAACTGCTGGTGTGGTTCCTTCCCATCATCTACTCTATGTTCTCCGGAGACTGGACTACTTTCCATCTTTTCAACATGCCTTCTTTGCTCCTGCTCTTCCTGCTTACTTCTCTTTGCATATCCAATTCCTGCCTCTCCTTTAAAGTTCAATTTCAACTCCCATCAGCTCTAGGAAGTCTTCTCTAAGTCTGCCAGTCATTGATGGACTTTCCCCTATATCTCACAGAGCACTCTgtttggcatttctctaatcagcttTAGATAATATCATAGGTTACCTCTGCACTTGTCTTGTCCTGATCCTACAGGCTACATGAAAGCAGAGATGGGCCAAGGTAAATTTTTTACTTACTCTAAAGCCTAACGCAATAGGTCTGTATGCAGTGGTTGcttaataaagagaaaagaatatctatTTTATAGTTGGAAGGACCCTTCAAGATCAACAAGTCCAACCCCTTAATTTCCCAAGGTGACAAGTGGCCAAGGAGGAACTTGACCTTTAGGGaccttgattccaaatccagcaagGAAATCAGGGAGATTAGCTAAGAGCTTATAGATATTTTTGATTTTCATTGATCATTAGACCTGGAATGTACCCAAACTTTTCCAAGCCCCCCCAGTGGAGTAGAAGAAGACTGTAGCCAACCAGGTTGTCCATGGCTGTGGATTACTTCTGAAGGAAGGTGGTTTAAAATGTTTGTAAAAGGCTGAGTAATGATCCTGGAGCTGACTCTAATGCCTATCTCTATCATGCCTGGTTGGGGGCCATTTTTCTGCATGGGTTGGTAGATAGATTTTATAGGTGTCTGGGCTAATTTCTCTTCACTAAGATGCATTTTTATCAGGGCATTAacttgaaaggagagaaatattgTAGTCAGGTCTGAAGCAGAGGAAGTCCCAGGAGGTTGAGATGTGCCTTGCAAAGCAGATGTGCAGCTGGAGCTCTCCTTCTAGAGGAGGGAATGGATTCTACCAGGCATCACAGTGGCAAAGGGGGTCAATCAAGAAATAATTGGCTCTAATTAGCTCTCCCACAAGCTGTTTAATTTCCTTAACTACAATTGAATGACACTggggaaaggtagaagaaaaatccTCCTTGTTATTAAAAGCACCAGAGGAAACCAGAAAAATCCTTCCCTGTCCCATAGGAATAAATAGCAACCCACTGGCAGTCTTCTGGAAGTGAGAATAAACATAGGGTCCTTTGAAAGTTATATTTGATGCAAAGAAGCTGATTACTGACTTAGGAGATCAGAAGCCTTGGCTTCTGGAGGCCCCAGAAAGCAGAGAGGTGCATTTTAATTGACTTTTGTTAGCAAGGCTGCATTTTGGATTGcagtcaggcttggagatgatTTGTTCAaaagttttctttgatatttttaagATAAAATCTAAGGTTAACTCTCAGGTAATGGGTTCGGGTTTTTTTCCCTGATACAGAATTACTACAAAACTATCTAAAATGACCACTATAATGTGTCCAATCTTTGAATCTCAAAACAAGCCCAAGTAGAAGTGGTCTGGTCAGCCAACTGTTGAATTTCCAGTGTGAGCCCTTACACTTCAGGAACTGATAAATGCCACAAGTCAGGCCTTGATTATCTTgtggattgtctagacttaagaaagtgagaggtcaaaaacagaggaagaaaactatagaccaatctccttaatgaacatggatgcaaaaatcttaattagaATACTAGGCAAAAGACTtcagtgatcacaagggttattcattatgatcaggtgggagtTATACcgggaattcaaggatggttcaatattaggaaaaccatccacataattgaccatatcaacaagcaaaccaacaaaaatcacatgatgattatctcaataaatgcagaaaaagcctttgataaaatataacactcattcctattgaaaacactagaaagcataggaatagaagggcctttcctaaagataataaacaatatatgtctaaagccatcagcaaacatcatctgcaatggggataaactagaagccttcccagtaagatcaggagtcaaacaaggatgcccataatcacctctattatttaacattgtactagaaacactagcagtagcaattagagaagaaaaagaaatgaaatgtattaaaattggcaatgaggagaccaagctatcattctttgcagatgatatgatggtctacttaaagaatcctagagaatcaactaaaaagctagtggaaataatcaacaacaaatcatcagcatgtctctatatctccaacccatttcagcagcaagaattagaatgagaaattccatttaaaatcaccctagacaataccaaatacttaggaatctatctgccaagacaaacacaagaactatatgaacacaactacaaaacactctccacacaattaaaactagatctaaacaattggaaaaacattaacagctcatggataggacaaggtaatataataaaaatgacaatcctacccaaactcatttacttagtgccatacccattgaaccaccaaaaaaacttttttattgaattagaaaaaaccataacaaagttcatttggaagaacaaaagatcaagaatatccagggaaatcatgaaaaaatgcaaagcacaaaggacttgcagtcccagatctcaaactatactataaagcagtggtcatcaaaacaatatcgtactggctaagagacagaaaggaggatcg
Above is a genomic segment from Monodelphis domestica isolate mMonDom1 chromosome X, mMonDom1.pri, whole genome shotgun sequence containing:
- the LOC100617194 gene encoding transcriptional repressor protein YY1-like isoform X2, translating into MEIPPFQDKDNESIDNFLPLFAADPMQALTAQEKDSLESATYIPMYANEPVSPYTLDDKDVLDADSYASLFSIDSMAPFTPEDKENQSVASYLPMYPINTMEANSLEELPEGPSAPIYALEPVESLENSNRQLDVENLLPFFSDDPMQMPINQDTQALCVGDEQNGNGAEGGQSFDALEESWEQKQLQIKTLEGEFAITMWSADEEQKVISESMVANEELPEEALSLEIPENLTRKKPSAEGMTLINLSDPQQLAEFIHQNKPPGEAEKKLPCPHGECPKLFRDNSALRKHMHTHGPKGHICAECGKAFVESSKLKRHKLVHTGEKPFQCMFEGCGKRFSLDFNLRTHMRIHTGDRPYVCPFDGCTKMFAQSTNLKSHILTHGKSKCSK
- the LOC100617194 gene encoding transcriptional repressor protein YY1-like isoform X1, which codes for MDCFSDLGEGSSGNSINTMEIPPFQDKDNESIDNFLPLFAADPMQALTAQEKDSLESATYIPMYANEPVSPYTLDDKDVLDADSYASLFSIDSMAPFTPEDKENQSVASYLPMYPINTMEANSLEELPEGPSAPIYALEPVESLENSNRQLDVENLLPFFSDDPMQMPINQDTQALCVGDEQNGNGAEGGQSFDALEESWEQKQLQIKTLEGEFAITMWSADEEQKVISESMVANEELPEEALSLEIPENLTRKKPSAEGMTLINLSDPQQLAEFIHQNKPPGEAEKKLPCPHGECPKLFRDNSALRKHMHTHGPKGHICAECGKAFVESSKLKRHKLVHTGEKPFQCMFEGCGKRFSLDFNLRTHMRIHTGDRPYVCPFDGCTKMFAQSTNLKSHILTHGKSKCSK